In Gloeocapsa sp. DLM2.Bin57, the genomic stretch TCTTAAGCCTGGTCCTAATTTTCAAAAAGGAGGCAACCCCCCTAATATTATAAAAGCAATTAATAGCCGATTAAAGGATCATTATGATTCCCTCCTAGGCAGTTTATTGGCAGGTTTATTTTTGATAATTCCTAATATCGCTTTACCAGTAATAATTGGGCAATTTATTGATGAAGTACTACTCGAAGATCAAATAGATTGGTTTATCCCTCTACTTTGGGGATTAGGGATCGCAGGGGTACTGACTTTTTTCCTCCAAGAAGTTCAATTACGTTATCTGCGGCGTCTAAACCTCAAACTAGGGGTTTCCATGTCGGGAAAATTGCTTTGGCACTGTTTACGTCTGCCCCAGAGATTTTATGCTCAACGCTCCGCAGGGGATATTGCTAATCGCATTGATCTGAATAACAAGTTAGCAAATATACTCTCAGGACAAATGGCTACTACCACCATTGGTCTGATTACTATGATAATTTATGGTATATTTCTATTCACTTATAATATTCCCTTGACCTTGTTACTAGTGGCGATCGCAGCTGTTAATTTGCTAGTATTACAATGGTTGTCTCGTCGACGGATCAATCTGAATATGTCTCTATCTCAAGACTACGGTAAGGTAGCAGGGGTCAGTATTCAGGGTCTTAAAAGTATGGAAAGCATTAAGGCTTCGGGAATAGAGTCAGACTTTTTTTCCCGTTGGGCTGGTTACTACACCAAAGCAACCAACAAAATACAGAAATTAGGGGTGACAAACCAAATTTTGTCAGTTTTGTCCCCAACCATGAAAATGTTGGCAAATACCTCCGTACTAATTCTAGGCGGGATAGCAGTAATTAAAGGCAACCTTAGTTTAGGAGGCTTTGTAGCGTACACTCAACTAATGGGTCAATTCCTAGCTCCTGTAGAAAATCTCGTGAATTTTGGGCAACAAATTCAAGAATTGGTGGGTGATGTGAATCGTCTTGATGATGTTTTAATTAACCCTGTTGATCCAGAAACTGAAGACAAAGTTGTGGAGAATTTTCCCACTCCGAGATTGAAGGGTTATTTAGAATTGACAAATCTGAGCTTTGGTTATAATCCTCTAGAACCTCCGTTAATTGAAAATTTCAACCTTTCCCTAGAACCAGGTCAAAGAATAGCCCTAGTCGGTGGTAGCGGTTCAGGGAAATCTACGATTGGTAAGTTAATTGCGGGTCAAGATCAACCCCTGTCTGGTGAGGTTATCTTGGATGGTAAACCTCGTAGTGCCATTCCGCGTTCGGTAATTGTCAATTCTTTGGCGATGGTAGAGCAGGAAATATTTATCTTTGGAGGAACAGTTAGGGACAACATTACGCTTTGGGATTATACCATACCCGAAGTTGACATCGTTCAAGCTGCTAAGGATGCTGTTATTCATGACATAATTCTTGCTCTTCCCCAAGGCTATGATTCTGAATTACTCGAACAGGGACTGAATTTGAGCGGGGGACAACGACAACGTCTAGAAATTGCTCGCGCCTTAGTAATTAATCCTAGCATTTTGGTGATGGATGAAGCCACCAGTGCTCTTGATGCTGAAACCGAAAGACAGATTATCTACAATTTGAGAAGACGTAATTGTAGTTGTATAATCATTGCTCACCGTTTGAGCACGATTCGAGACTGTGATGAAATTATTGTTTTAGAGCGCGGTAAAGTCTTACAAAGAGGGACTCATGAGCAATTATGGGCTATGGGAGGATATTACGCAGATTTAATTAAGGCGGAAGGAGGAATAAAATGACTATCATCAAAAATTATTCGGAGGATTCAGAAGGAGTTGAAAGTCAGCAAGTAATTGTTCTCGATCAACCTCAAACGATTTTAATTTTAGAGTCAGGTTCAGCAGAAATATACATTAGACCAGTAGTTAATGGTGCACCTCAAAGAGATTGGCATTATCTGTTTACTGTGCAAGCAAAAGAAGGGCTCTTTGGGCTCAATCCTAAAATTGATAATCCAGAATATCAGTTAATTGCTTTTACCACCGAAAAGGTTCAATGGTTCAAGACCTCTTTGTCCCATTTTAAGACATTAGGGGAGGAACAAAGCCAGCAAGGGATCACTCTGATTGAAAGCTGGATTGAGAAAATTGCTTCTGTCTTAACTAATCAACTTTTTTCTGTATGTCCCCCCATTAGTCTCAGAGCCTCCCAAGCAGGCACAATACAATTGACTGAGCAACAAACTCTTCAAACTAATCAAGTACTTTGGTACTCAGCCAACCAAGGCAAGACTAAGTTTCTAGGTATTGATTCTGTGATCATTGACCCAAATTCTGCCATTCTTCCTCTGAGTCCTAAACTTTGGCTAGAAGCTATAGGGGAAGTTGAAGCTCAATTAGAGCCTACTGTCACCGTTAAGGACAGTCAAAACCTAATTGAAGGTTTACAACATTTGCATGACTTGCTTTGGCAAGAAATCAAGCTACGCTTAGACAGGGACTTAGAGCAAGCCAAGCACAGACTCGCCCAAAGAGAGCAAATGGATCAACAGGCGATCACCAAAAGCGTTCAGGCTTTAGCATCTATTCTTGAGCCCCAAACAGAGTCTCTACCCTTTACAGAAGAGCAAACACCTCTACTAATTGCTATGGGAGCGGTGGGCAAGGCTATGGGAGTGCCCATTTTTCCCCCTGCACCTTCAGAAGATCCCAAACGGGCTAATCTTTTAGAAGCCATTCTCCGCGCTTCTAAATTAAGATCGCGACTAGTGTCTTTAACAGGTCAATGGTGGCTTCAAGATCATGATGGTCCTTTGCTCGCTTTTAAGGAGGATCATACCCCCGTGGCAATCCTGCCAATTCGGGGAGTTAAATATGAGTTATTAGATCCAACTACCATGGCTCGCACTCTAGTCAATGATGAAATAGCTAATTCTTTGTCTAGGGAAGCTTTTGTCTTCTATCGCTCCTTACCTGATCAACCTATCAAGGCAGGAGATCTCTTCAAGTTTGCCTTCCAAGGCCGAGTTAGGGATATTTTGGTGATTGCCCTCTCTGCTCTTTCGGCAACCTTACTCAATATGCTAACCCCCATTCTCACAGGGTTTCTAGTCAATAATGTCATTCCCAACAATGAAGCTACAGTACTCTTACAAATGGGAGCCGTTCTCTTAGGAGCTACCTTCGGAATTGGTATTTTTCAGTTAGTTCAAGGGTTTACTTTACTCCGTTTAGAAGTTACTACCGACCCGCCCACTCAGGCTGCTGTTTGGGACAGGGTCTTAAAGTTATCCATGCCCTTTTTTCGCCAATATTCTACAGGAGATTTGAGCTCACGTATTGAAGGAATTACTCAGATTCGTCGCCAGCTTAGTGGCTCTACTTTGACCACACTTATTAATAGTTCATTTGCTCTCTTTAACTTGTTATTAATGATTTATTATGGTTGGGAACTAGCAGTGGCAGTTTTACTATTCACAGCTTTTTCTGTGACGATTTCTACGATCATTGGCTGGCTGAAATTTCAGAAAAATCATCAATTATTGGCTCTGGAAGGAAAAATATTTGGACTAGTGGTTCAGTTGCTTAATGGCGTTTCTAAATTGAGAGTTAGAGGTGCTGAAAAACGTGCTTTTGCTTATTGGGCTAAGGAATATCAAAAGCAAATGTCCCTCAATTTAAAAGTAAAATTTTTACAGAATATTGATCAAATTTTAAATCAATCTTTATCTCCGTTAATTTATATAATTATTTTTTGGTTATTTATGTTTAATTTGCTTAAAGCAGAATCTTTAGGTATCAACACTAGCCTAGGTATAGGAAATTTTATGGCTTTTAATTCCGCTATGGGTGTTTTTTTGGCTAGTATAAATCAATTAACTAAAACCTTACTTCAATCTCTCAATGTCATCAACTTATGGCAACGCTCCCAAACCATTTTAACTGCCCCCCTAGAAATTGCTCAAAATGCCATCGATCCAGGCATAATTACAGGAAGAATTAGTGTTGAGCATATTAGCTTCCGTTATAACCCCGATAGCCCCCTAATCCTTAACGATGTTAGCCTTAAAATTGAACCAGAACAATTTATTGCTTTGGTGGGAGGTTCTGGCAGTGGTAAGTCAACTATATTGCGCCTATTATTAGGATTTGAACAACCAGAATCAGGGGCAATATATTATGATAACCAAGATTTAGACAAACTTAACCTTCAATCTCTCAGGCGGCAAATGGGGGTAGTGCTTCAAAATGGACAACTACAACCAGGCTCAATTTTTGACAACATTGCCAGTGGAGCCATAATTAGTGAAGATGAAGCTTGGGAAGCGGCAGCCCTAGCGGGAGTGGCTAATGATATTAATGCTATGCCTATGAAAATGCACACGATGGTTAGCGAAGGAGCTTCTAATATTTCCGGTGGACAAAAACAAAGATTGATGATCGCTAGAGCAATTGTTCTCAAGCCCAAAATTTTAATGTTTGATGAAGCAACTAGTGCTTTAGATAATCAAACCCAAGCAATTGTTACTCAAGGTCTTGACACCATGAGAATCACTCGGATTGTCATCGCTCACCGTCTTAGTACTATTCGCAACGCTGATAAGATTTATGTTCTTGATCGAGGTCAGATTGTCCAGTCAGGTAATTTTGAACAATTACTTAATCAAAAGGGATTATTTGCCGATTTAATGACCCGTCAATTAGCATGAGTTGAATGGTCTTTTGCTTAATTTTTATTATTCTCAACTAAATGTACTCATTTTTAACCCTTGCTTTCCTACCAAATCTAACCATTATTGCTAAACACAATCAACTTATCTTACAATCCCCTAACCGCAGCTTAACTCTTCAACTGCCTCAGCCTGGTTGGCGCGTCGCTTTAGAACAGCTTAAAAATGATGGTATCACTGTTTCAGAGTTAAGAGAATTGATTTTAGCAACAGAGGATCCATCA encodes the following:
- a CDS encoding NHLP bacteriocin export ABC transporter permease/ATPase subunit, producing MTIIKNYSEDSEGVESQQVIVLDQPQTILILESGSAEIYIRPVVNGAPQRDWHYLFTVQAKEGLFGLNPKIDNPEYQLIAFTTEKVQWFKTSLSHFKTLGEEQSQQGITLIESWIEKIASVLTNQLFSVCPPISLRASQAGTIQLTEQQTLQTNQVLWYSANQGKTKFLGIDSVIIDPNSAILPLSPKLWLEAIGEVEAQLEPTVTVKDSQNLIEGLQHLHDLLWQEIKLRLDRDLEQAKHRLAQREQMDQQAITKSVQALASILEPQTESLPFTEEQTPLLIAMGAVGKAMGVPIFPPAPSEDPKRANLLEAILRASKLRSRLVSLTGQWWLQDHDGPLLAFKEDHTPVAILPIRGVKYELLDPTTMARTLVNDEIANSLSREAFVFYRSLPDQPIKAGDLFKFAFQGRVRDILVIALSALSATLLNMLTPILTGFLVNNVIPNNEATVLLQMGAVLLGATFGIGIFQLVQGFTLLRLEVTTDPPTQAAVWDRVLKLSMPFFRQYSTGDLSSRIEGITQIRRQLSGSTLTTLINSSFALFNLLLMIYYGWELAVAVLLFTAFSVTISTIIGWLKFQKNHQLLALEGKIFGLVVQLLNGVSKLRVRGAEKRAFAYWAKEYQKQMSLNLKVKFLQNIDQILNQSLSPLIYIIIFWLFMFNLLKAESLGINTSLGIGNFMAFNSAMGVFLASINQLTKTLLQSLNVINLWQRSQTILTAPLEIAQNAIDPGIITGRISVEHISFRYNPDSPLILNDVSLKIEPEQFIALVGGSGSGKSTILRLLLGFEQPESGAIYYDNQDLDKLNLQSLRRQMGVVLQNGQLQPGSIFDNIASGAIISEDEAWEAAALAGVANDINAMPMKMHTMVSEGASNISGGQKQRLMIARAIVLKPKILMFDEATSALDNQTQAIVTQGLDTMRITRIVIAHRLSTIRNADKIYVLDRGQIVQSGNFEQLLNQKGLFADLMTRQLA
- a CDS encoding NHLP family bacteriocin export ABC transporter peptidase/permease/ATPase subunit — encoded protein: MDKIKHKPVTTPNIIQMEAVECGAASLAIILGYYQKFVPLSELRIACGVSRDGSKASNVIKAARNYGLKAEGLRVEIDKLKELELPYIVFWQFNHFLVVEGFKKNQVYLSDPATGRRTISWQEFDEGYTGVVLTLKPGPNFQKGGNPPNIIKAINSRLKDHYDSLLGSLLAGLFLIIPNIALPVIIGQFIDEVLLEDQIDWFIPLLWGLGIAGVLTFFLQEVQLRYLRRLNLKLGVSMSGKLLWHCLRLPQRFYAQRSAGDIANRIDLNNKLANILSGQMATTTIGLITMIIYGIFLFTYNIPLTLLLVAIAAVNLLVLQWLSRRRINLNMSLSQDYGKVAGVSIQGLKSMESIKASGIESDFFSRWAGYYTKATNKIQKLGVTNQILSVLSPTMKMLANTSVLILGGIAVIKGNLSLGGFVAYTQLMGQFLAPVENLVNFGQQIQELVGDVNRLDDVLINPVDPETEDKVVENFPTPRLKGYLELTNLSFGYNPLEPPLIENFNLSLEPGQRIALVGGSGSGKSTIGKLIAGQDQPLSGEVILDGKPRSAIPRSVIVNSLAMVEQEIFIFGGTVRDNITLWDYTIPEVDIVQAAKDAVIHDIILALPQGYDSELLEQGLNLSGGQRQRLEIARALVINPSILVMDEATSALDAETERQIIYNLRRRNCSCIIIAHRLSTIRDCDEIIVLERGKVLQRGTHEQLWAMGGYYADLIKAEGGIK